The region CGAAAAGCCAGTTGCGCATTCGACAGAGCCATCGAAGCTCTGCGCCAGATCGACATCATCGACGTCGCAAAGGCAGCCACCAAATGGATGAAAGAGCATCCTTGGGAGACGGCCGCGATTCTCGTTCCGCTCATCCTCCTCGCCTGCACTCCGGCATTCCTGAGCATCGCTGGTTTCACGGCTGGTGGTATTGCTGCTGGTCTGTAGATACAATCAAAAGATAGGGGCTTTAAGTGCTAATGAGTGAGCAGGAAGCATTGCAGCAGGCGTCCATGCAGGCATCGGAAGTGTTGCAGCCGGTTCGACATTCGCAATCCTCACGAGCGCTGCGATGGGCGGGTATGGTGTGCCGATCGTATTTGGTGGCGTCTGGGCTATAAGCACTGCGGTCATGGGCGGAATCGCGGTTTGGAAGAGATGGCGAGGTGGAGGTAGCGGTGGCGGTAGCGGTGGCAGACTTCTCATCGGGGGACACAACGGCGGTGGcggaggtggtggtggcagcGATTCTGACGATGACTCGATCCCAGTCAAGAACGGCAACCCGAGTGGAGGTGGTGGTGACTGCGGCGAGACTGCTGCTGTTTACAAGCACGCAGCAGTCAAAAAGGAACTGATCAAACAAGACTGAGAGGGGTTCCATGAGACCAGTATGTAAACGACTTGGGCTACGGAAGAAAAATGTGAGCAAAGCTCGTAAGCGGAACACCCTAACTCGTCACCTCCTCTATGTAGAGAATATGTATCTCTGCAAGCCCTACGAGCGTAcatattattattattattattattccatttaagtcctttttcagtcagagactatgtaggactgGGCCGGAGGCCGTTCTATCTGGTTTTGTTTATCGTACATTTTGGGTGTTTGTTTGGCTATGGCAGTTTAGGCTTGCTTCTAGCTAGACTCGATGTCTAGCTGGTGCCtggtgctaaagagcagtttggtgaatagaaagagatgtatCAGCGGGCTCttatggcaaaggagaaggcagtgtttttagttttatacagtgtctctctgtgTGTCGTCTGTTAGCTGTCCTtggtaccattttcttgttcctattctaGTGCTAGTAATAAAAGCTAAAGTGGCTTCTATACCGGCGCTAGTATGGAGAAGTAGTGGTAGAGTAGCTGGTTGGTGATTGATTGCTTGTATGAGAGTTTTTCTTTCTGTTTTGTATAGAGAGCATTGTAAAAGTAGGTGCTCTGGTGTTTGGGTGTGCGAGCAGCTGCAGAGATCAGATTCTATTTTCTTGAGTCTCTTTAAATAGGACCTaaagtatccgtgtcctatTTTAAGAGCatagaaggcgctagagaTTTCTCGATTGGTGCTGC is a window of Pyrenophora tritici-repentis strain M4 chromosome 2, whole genome shotgun sequence DNA encoding:
- a CDS encoding Ifi-6-16 multi-domain protein, which produces MGAKMTKEDGLSTASIQRMYAARAIAAKRAYEHKFRMPSPKSDHPAPPQTDDKDLKDKEDSTVEADEKAISDSSSTSPNAPPETERPTRPNTSLASRTVAEAIRNTAGTPITMKVALASYHLANAIRAFGRKASCAFDRAIEALRQIDIIDVAKAATKWMKEHPWETAAILVPLILLACTPAFLSIAGFTAGGIAAGSIAAGVHAGIGSVAAGSTFAILTSAAMGGYGVPIVFGGVWAISTAVMGGIAVWKRWRGGGSGGGSGGRLLIGGHNGGGGGGGGSDSDDDSIPVKNGNPSGGGGDCGETAAVYKHAAVKKELIKQD